A window from Fragaria vesca subsp. vesca linkage group LG5, FraVesHawaii_1.0, whole genome shotgun sequence encodes these proteins:
- the LOC101293011 gene encoding UPF0392 protein At1g27200-like has translation MRRRLSAALLISLAVLFLFASISLHLSRSSISRSDLVTCYPIPSPTSDLIRELQSPPSIHVNVDPISTVAVLLPDWEILVIVSPETPLSAGHHGYVCVFQNNYTSDAKLAGILPSRNRTAFYCLMPRRVKRLRPFLQPALSTRLHHINTNKHAPELFRWTFLVYESFSTVDDVVLFAKGLNNRPGVNRPPSEFRCVFGDNAVRTAVTSSSQEVFRCQHPDLTALNDAVNATTISLEIVEKNQVVPSVAYYTSPKRRRIISGSDLIAGHTQPSHELCACTMVYNVAKVLREWVTYHSRIGVDRFFLYDNDSDDDLGHVVRQLNREGFNITTTFWIWPKTQEAGFSHAAVFGKSLCKWMMYIDVDEFVFAPNAWSQAPAPERHMLKSLIPKEPDIGQVSILCNEFGPSNQKTHPLEGVTQGYTCRRRLGRLQQRHKSIVLLEAVEHSLLNMIHHFQIKKEFRSWQLSMEEAIVNHYKYQAWPEFQTKFRRRVSAYVVDWTEKVNPASKDRAPGLGFKPVKPNGWEDMFCEVRDERLTMLTKKWFGSPSSSKMVWQS, from the coding sequence ATGCGCCGCAGGCTCTCCGCTGCCCTCCTTATCTCCCTCGCCGTCCTCTTCCTCTTCGCCTCCATCTCTCTCCACCTCTCCCGCTCCTCCATCTCCCGCTCCGACCTCGTCACCTGCTACCCCATCCCCAGCCCCACCTCCGATCTCATCCGCGAGCTCCAGTCTCCTCCGTCCATCCACGTCAACGTCGACCCCATCTCCACCGTCGCCGTGCTTCTACCTGACTGGGAGATCCTCGTTATTGTCTCGCCTGAGACTCCGCTCTCCGCCGGCCACCACGGTTATGTCTGCGTGTTCCAGAACAACTACACCTCCGATGCTAAACTCGCCGGGATTCTGCCGTCGAGGAACCGGACGGCGTTCTACTGCCTCATGCCGCGGAGAGTCAAGCGCCTCCGGCCGTTTCTCCAGCCGGCCTTGTCCACGAGGTTGCATCACATCAACACCAACAAACATGCACCGGAGCTTTTCCGGTGGACGTTTCTCGTCTACGAGTCCTTCTCCACCGTAGACGACGTCGTTCTCTTCGCCAAAGGCCTCAACAACCGCCCCGGCGTCAACCGCCCTCCGAGCGAGTTCCGGTGCGTGTTCGGCGATAACGCCGTCAGAACCGCCGTCACGAGCTCTTCTCAAGAAGTCTTCCGCTGCCAGCACCCGGACCTGACGGCGTTAAACGACGCCGTCAACGCCACGACTATCTCACTGGAAATCGTCGAGAAGAATCAGGTGGTCCCCTCCGTGGCTTATTACACCTCCCCCAAACGACGTCGGATTATTAGCGGCAGCGATCTTATCGCGGGGCACACGCAACCGAGTCACGAGCTGTGCGCGTGCACGATGGTGTACAACGTGGCGAAGGTCCTGAGGGAGTGGGTGACATACCATTCTCGGATCGGAGTCGACCGGTTTTTTCTTTACGACAACGACAGCGACGACGACTTGGGACACGTGGTGCGGCAGCTAAACCGGGAAGGGTTCAACATTACGACGACATTTTGGATATGGCCTAAGACACAAGAAGCTGGGTTCTCCCACGCTGCCGTGTTCGGCAAGTCGTTGTGCAAATGGATGATGTACATTGACGTCGACGAGTTTGTTTTCGCCCCGAATGCATGGAGCCAGGCTCCGGCGCCGGAGAGGCACATGCTCAAGTCTCTGATACCGAAGGAGCCGGATATCGGGCAAGTTTCGATCCTATGCAACGAGTTTGGCCCCTCGAATCAGAAAACGCACCCATTGGAAGGTGTCACGCAGGGGTACACATGCCGGAGGCGGTTGGGGCGGTTGCAGCAGCGGCACAAGTCGATTGTGCTGCTCGAGGCGGTTGAGCACTCGCTGCTCAACATGATACACCATTTTCAGATAAAGAAGGAGTTTAGGTCATGGCAACTCAGCATGGAGGAAGCTATAGTGAACCATTATAAGTACCAAGCTTGGCCCGAGTTTCAGACCAAGTTTCGTAGAAGGGTGTCGGCTTACGTGGTGGATTGGACTGAGAAGGTTAATCCGGCATCCAAGGATAGAGCTCCCGGGCTAGGGTTTAAGCCGGTGAAGCCGAATGGGTGGGAGGACATGTTTTGTGAGGTTAGGGATGAGAGGTTAACGATGTTGACGAAGAAATGGTTTGGTTCTCCTAGTAGTAGTAAAATGGTGTGGCAAAGTTGA
- the LOC101292714 gene encoding uncharacterized protein LOC101292714: MGDNGNFPTLSLHDVSGGVLEESGIYDVDYTKYTNDESYENEDNNEIEEDPDDRDFWIDEHYVHNVEEDLKQFEKIVVDERPYDHHVEFGEDSSDYEGSDDLGSVDSSSSDDETQVRRLKRNTPKFKTYRREIDLRRPQITLGLEFPSMKECFVGKKGPTVRVKEFVPEHSCGRITSNWFASSTWLASRFDQEIRLNPKMKVGDFITIVKDKYGIIVTKDQVYKARQKAGKSIQGSIEEQYGLLREYGEELMRVNPGTTMKFKTELRNDEPVFLRMYVCYGALKTGFLEGCRTVVGLDGCHIKGPHKGQLLSAVGIDANNGMFPIAFAVAEIENRDSWT; encoded by the exons ATGGGGGACAACGGAAACTTTCCTACACTCT CTCTTCATGATGTGTCTGGTGGTGTTTTGGAAGAGTCTGGTATTTATGATGTTGATTATACTAAATACACTAATGACGAATCGTATGAAAATGAAGACAATAATGAGATAGAGGAGGACCCTGATGATAGAGATTTTTGGATTGATGAGCATTATGTACACAATGTAGAAGAAGATTTGAAGCAATTTGAGAAGATTGTCGTAGATGAAAGACCATATGATCATCATGTAGAATTTGGAGAAGATTCATCTGATTACGAAGGTAGTGATGACCTAGGAAGTGTTGATAGCTCCTCGTCTGATGATGAAACTCAAGTGAGAAGGCTCAAAAGAAACACTCCGAAGTTCAAAACATATAGGAGGGAAATTGATTTGAGGCGTCCCCAAATTACATTGGGATTAGAGTTTCCTAGTATGAAGGAAT GTTTTGTGGGGAAAAAAGGTCCTACTGTGAGGGTAAAAGAATTTGTACCAGAACATTCGTGTGGAAGAATCACCAGCAATTGGTTTGCCTCTTCTACTTGGTTAGCTTCTAGGTTTGATCAGGAGATTAGATTGAACCCTAAGATGAAGGTTGGTGATTTTATTACTATAGTGAAGGACAAGTATGGCATTATAGTGACCAAAGATCAAGTCTACAAAGCAAGACAAAAGGCTGGAAAGAGTATTCAAGGAAGCATTGAAGAGCAATATGGGCTGCTTCGAGAATATGGAGAAGAATTAATGAGAGTTAATCCTGGAACTACTATGAAGTTCAAAACTGAGTTGAGGAATGACGAACCTGTTTTTCTAAGGATGTATGTGTGTTATGGAGCATTAAAGACAGGTTTCCTTGAAGGGTGTAGAACTGTTGTTGGTCTTGATGGGTGTCACATTAAAGGTCCGCACAAAGGACAGCTTTTGAGTGCTGTTGGTATTGATGCTAACAATGGCATGTTTCCAATAGCATTTGCTGTTGCTGAAATAGAGAACCGAGATAGTTGGACCTAG